One genomic window of Brienomyrus brachyistius isolate T26 chromosome 16, BBRACH_0.4, whole genome shotgun sequence includes the following:
- the LOC125709856 gene encoding calcium-binding protein 39-like, translated as MPLFGKSHKNPTEIAKTLKENMAILVKQDKKTEKASEEVSKCLVAMKEILYGTNDKEPHTESVAQLAQELYNSGLLVSLIENLQVIDFEGKKDVCQIFNNILRRQIGTRSPTVEYFCSHQEVLFILLKGYETPQVALNCGIMLRECIRHEPLARIILYSEHFRDFFSYVEMSIFDIASDAFATFKDLLTRHKVLVAEFLEQNYETIFGDYEKLLHSENYVTKRQSLKLLGELLLDRHNFSVMTCYISKPENLKLMMNLLRDKSPNIQFEAFHVFKVFVANPNKTQPIVDILLKNQTKLINFLSNFQKDRADDEQFNDEKTYLIKQIRDLKKPAS; from the exons ATGCCGCTATTCGGTAAATCCCACAAGAATCCCACTGAGATCGCAAAAACGCTAAAAGAGAATATGGCCATCCTTGTCAAGCAGGACAAGAAGACTGAGAAG GCATCAGAGGAAGTATCCAAATGTCTTGTCGCAATGAAGGAAATCCTGTATGGAACCAACGACAAGGAGCCACACACTGAGTCCGTGGCCCAGCTTGCCCAGGAACTATACAACAGCGGCCTCCTCGTGTCGCTCATTGAAAATCTGCAAGTCATTGACTTTGAG GGAAAAAAGGACGTGTGTCAGATCTTTAACAACATCCTTCGGAGGCAGATTGGAACCCGCAGCCCAACTGTGGAGTATTTCTGTTCTCACCAGGAGGTGCTCTTCATCCTTCTCAAAGG ATATGAGACACCTCAGGTGGCCCTGAATTGTGGCATCATGCTGCGGGAGTGTATCCGGCACGAGCCCCTCGCCCGCATCATCCTGTACTCAGAACACTTCCGGGATTTCTTCAGTTATGTGGAAATGTCAATCTTCGACATCGCATCTGATGCCTTCGCCACCTTCAAG gATTTACTAACAAGGCACAAGGTCCTAGTAGCAGAATTTTTAGAGCAAAACTATGAAACG atttttggggacTATGAAAAACTGCTGCATTCAGAGAACTATGTGACAAAGAGGCAGTCATTGAAG CTCCTGGGAGAGCTGTTGCTGGACAGACACAACTTCTCAGTGATGACATGCTACATTAGCAAGCCCGAAAACCTGAAACTCATGATGAATCTGCTGAGGGACAAGAGCCCCAACATCCAGTTTGAGGCCTTCCATGTCTTCAAG GTGTTTGTGGCCAACCCAAATAAAACACAGCCAATCGTGGACATTCTTCTTAAGAACCAAACCAAGCTAATCAACTTCCTCAGCAACTTCCAGAAAGACCGTGCAGACGACGAGCAGTTCAATGACGAGAAGACCTACCTCATCAAACAGATACGGGACTTAAAGAAACCTGCTTCATAG